One window of Chloroflexus aggregans DSM 9485 genomic DNA carries:
- a CDS encoding glycosyltransferase family 2 protein, with translation MNRPLISVIIPCYNEAATLPTILAQVEAVDLDKEIIIVDDHSTDETPAILAELARTRPHLTIIRHPQNRGKGAAVRSGLAHARGEITIIQDADLEYDPQDYYELVKPIANRRVDVVFGSRFLGRHTGMYFWNAVGNKFLTFLTNFLYNCWISDMETCYKVVRTDILRDLRLESNDFRIEPEIAAKLLRRGYRIYEVPVSYLGRTYEEGKKMKPIQGFYAILALLKYRLGV, from the coding sequence ATGAACCGACCACTTATCTCAGTAATCATCCCTTGCTACAACGAAGCCGCAACGCTGCCAACCATTCTGGCTCAAGTTGAAGCTGTTGATCTCGACAAAGAGATCATCATTGTGGATGACCATTCCACCGATGAAACGCCGGCGATACTCGCCGAACTGGCACGTACCCGACCGCACCTCACTATCATTCGCCATCCGCAAAACCGTGGCAAAGGGGCGGCGGTGCGCAGCGGCTTGGCCCATGCCCGCGGCGAGATCACGATTATTCAAGACGCCGATTTAGAGTACGATCCGCAAGACTATTACGAGCTGGTGAAGCCAATTGCCAATCGGCGCGTTGATGTCGTGTTCGGCAGCCGATTTCTTGGCCGCCATACCGGGATGTATTTTTGGAACGCAGTTGGGAATAAGTTTCTGACGTTCTTAACTAATTTTCTTTATAACTGCTGGATCTCTGACATGGAGACCTGCTATAAAGTGGTGCGTACCGACATTTTGCGGGATTTACGGCTTGAGAGCAACGATTTTCGCATTGAGCCGGAAATTGCCGCCAAGTTGTTGCGCCGTGGCTATCGGATCTATGAAGTGCCGGTGAGCTATTTGGGTCGCACCTACGAAGAGGGCAAGAAGATGAAGCCCATTCAAGGGTTTTATGCCATCCTTGCCCTGTTGAAGTACCGGTTGGGGGTGTAA
- a CDS encoding glycosyltransferase, protein MRIAMLSVHSSPLARLGGKEAGGMNVYVRELARELGQRGIGVDIFTRRQDRTTPTVLPLGRGVRLISLHAGPAAPYDKNLLLTYLPEFVSRVRCFADSEDVSYDLIHSHYWLSGEAALRLRRVWRAPVVQMFHTLGAMKNSVARSEEEVETKRRIAIERRLLREVDVVVAATPLDRAQMVWHYGADANRIRVIPCGVDLRRFQPGDRMQARAALGIAPDAIMLVCVGRMEPLKGMDALIRAAARLLAQHPDWKERLQVVLVGGEDETQPDRWNSEQRRLDALRHELGLPAHVIFAGAQPQDRLPLYYTAADVVAAPSHYESFGLAALEALACGAAVVASNVGGLALTIEDRRSGLLVPPDDDAALADQIERILTDAALAARLRSGAVQRAAEYGWPAIARRIAALYDELTAANAAIWSARRLVRVS, encoded by the coding sequence ATGCGCATTGCGATGCTGAGTGTGCATAGCAGTCCGTTGGCCCGTCTTGGCGGGAAAGAAGCCGGTGGAATGAACGTGTATGTCCGCGAGTTGGCCCGCGAGTTGGGACAGCGCGGGATAGGGGTTGATATTTTTACCCGTCGCCAAGATCGAACAACACCAACGGTGCTTCCACTAGGACGTGGTGTCCGCTTGATCAGTTTGCACGCCGGTCCGGCTGCACCCTACGATAAAAATTTGCTCCTGACCTACTTGCCGGAGTTTGTTAGCCGGGTACGCTGTTTTGCCGATAGTGAAGATGTGAGTTATGATCTCATCCATAGTCACTATTGGCTGTCGGGTGAAGCAGCGTTGCGCCTACGTCGTGTGTGGCGCGCACCGGTCGTGCAGATGTTTCACACCTTGGGAGCGATGAAGAATAGTGTCGCTCGCTCGGAGGAAGAGGTGGAGACTAAGCGCCGCATTGCGATTGAACGACGTTTACTGCGAGAAGTCGATGTCGTTGTCGCTGCTACACCGCTTGACCGGGCGCAGATGGTGTGGCACTATGGCGCTGATGCGAACCGCATTAGGGTGATACCATGTGGGGTTGATTTACGCCGATTTCAACCGGGCGACCGTATGCAGGCGCGGGCAGCGCTCGGGATTGCACCTGATGCGATAATGCTGGTATGCGTGGGGCGGATGGAGCCGCTGAAGGGGATGGATGCGCTGATCCGGGCTGCAGCGCGGTTGCTAGCCCAACATCCAGACTGGAAAGAGCGATTGCAGGTAGTGTTAGTCGGCGGTGAAGATGAGACTCAACCGGACCGTTGGAATAGCGAGCAACGCCGACTCGATGCGTTACGTCACGAGCTTGGTCTGCCAGCACACGTCATCTTTGCCGGCGCACAACCCCAAGATCGGTTGCCACTGTATTACACGGCGGCTGATGTAGTCGCTGCGCCTTCTCATTATGAGTCGTTTGGCCTGGCAGCGCTGGAAGCGTTGGCGTGCGGGGCGGCGGTAGTGGCGTCAAATGTGGGCGGGTTGGCGCTGACGATTGAAGATCGGCGCAGCGGTTTGTTGGTTCCGCCGGATGATGATGCGGCGCTCGCTGACCAGATCGAGCGCATTCTGACCGACGCAGCATTGGCCGCACGGCTGCGTTCGGGAGCAGTACAGCGTGCGGCTGAGTATGGCTGGCCGGCGATTGCCCGGCGCATTGCCGCGCTCTACGATGAGCTGACGGCAGCGAACGCGGCGATCTGGTCGGCGCGGCGATTGGTGCGGGTATCGTGA
- a CDS encoding glycosyltransferase, producing MHRRILILASWYPNATSPVGGVFIKEQAQILAEHFEVTVLAVQTTGLRATLRNHSYHGIERDGNLTIYRVYAPTLPYVPHLSLLSSAYFAWQGLRQYIHHHGRPDLIHAHVVLPCGWIAARAAQAWGVPAILTEHTSPFTVHLYTRLQRYLVRETIIHLPVLAISPSLRQRILEFVPTTDVRVLGEVIKTRFFTPSETDAEPTQSKKRFLTVALLTEQKGVDHLLQAAALLRQQIDCPFELVIGGDGPARPRLEQLARQFGLKDICRFVGLLNRTQVRDWMRWCDVFILPSIHETFGVVLGEAMACGKPVIATRCGGPEFVVEDGCGLLVPIADPYALADAMKQFLQDRVQYDPSLIRESVCQRFGEEAFLRNIETIYNEIWSKS from the coding sequence ATGCATCGTAGGATTCTCATCTTGGCCAGCTGGTATCCAAACGCGACGTCGCCAGTGGGTGGCGTATTCATCAAAGAACAGGCGCAAATTCTGGCAGAACACTTTGAGGTAACTGTTCTGGCAGTACAGACGACAGGATTGCGCGCTACATTACGCAATCACTCTTACCATGGTATCGAGCGCGACGGAAATCTCACCATCTATCGTGTATATGCACCAACCCTGCCGTATGTGCCTCACCTGAGTCTCCTGAGCAGCGCCTATTTTGCCTGGCAGGGATTGCGACAATATATTCACCACCACGGTCGTCCTGATCTTATTCACGCCCACGTTGTGCTACCGTGTGGTTGGATCGCGGCACGCGCTGCGCAAGCGTGGGGTGTTCCGGCAATTCTGACAGAACATACCAGTCCTTTTACCGTTCATCTATACACGAGATTGCAGCGGTATTTGGTGCGTGAGACAATAATACATCTTCCCGTGTTGGCAATTAGTCCGTCGCTCAGACAGCGCATTCTTGAATTTGTGCCAACTACCGATGTGCGAGTGCTGGGTGAAGTCATCAAAACGCGCTTCTTTACACCCTCGGAAACAGATGCCGAACCCACTCAATCCAAAAAGCGATTTCTAACCGTTGCTCTTTTGACCGAACAAAAGGGGGTCGATCATCTTTTACAAGCTGCTGCCTTACTCCGTCAACAGATTGATTGCCCGTTCGAGCTGGTCATCGGCGGCGATGGGCCAGCGCGCCCACGATTGGAACAGTTGGCTCGCCAATTCGGTCTGAAAGATATCTGTCGTTTTGTCGGTCTCCTCAATCGGACACAGGTGCGTGATTGGATGCGCTGGTGCGATGTGTTCATTCTGCCGAGCATTCACGAAACGTTTGGTGTCGTACTAGGTGAAGCAATGGCATGCGGAAAACCGGTCATTGCCACGCGTTGTGGCGGACCGGAGTTTGTCGTTGAAGATGGATGCGGTTTGCTCGTGCCCATTGCCGACCCATATGCGCTTGCTGACGCAATGAAGCAGTTTTTGCAGGACCGGGTGCAGTACGATCCATCTCTTATTCGAGAAAGCGTTTGTCAACGTTTTGGCGAAGAAGCGTTTTTACGAAACATTGAGACAATCTACAACGAAATATGGTCAAAATCATGA
- a CDS encoding glycosyltransferase translates to MIDTIRLCDRRYHLSFMLVGDEGYIRHLRIYADRVAPGRVTFLDPVAPDQIMPKIASFDMGIYLLQPTNYNSSIALPNKLFDFIHAGLAVCVGPSPGMAAFVREWRCGVVAPSFDPAAVAATLNRLSAEEIQTMRCAARAVAARMNASTEMTKVVALCDRLLRRASDGG, encoded by the coding sequence ATGATCGATACTATCCGGCTCTGTGATCGGCGCTACCATCTCTCGTTCATGCTCGTCGGCGATGAGGGGTATATCCGGCATTTACGGATCTACGCCGACCGGGTTGCGCCGGGGCGGGTCACGTTTCTCGACCCGGTCGCGCCTGATCAGATTATGCCAAAGATTGCATCGTTCGATATGGGAATCTATTTGCTCCAACCAACGAACTATAACAGCAGCATCGCGCTGCCCAACAAACTGTTTGATTTCATCCACGCCGGTCTGGCGGTCTGTGTCGGTCCGTCCCCCGGTATGGCGGCATTCGTCCGTGAGTGGCGGTGCGGTGTGGTCGCGCCGTCGTTCGATCCAGCAGCGGTCGCGGCAACCCTCAATCGACTCAGCGCGGAAGAGATTCAGACCATGCGCTGCGCAGCGCGCGCCGTCGCCGCTCGAATGAATGCATCCACCGAAATGACGAAGGTTGTGGCATTGTGCGACCGTCTGCTCCGACGCGCGTCGGATGGGGGTTGA
- the asnB gene encoding asparagine synthase (glutamine-hydrolyzing) yields MCGIYGIWHRNGRPVDLTALQTATSRLRHRGPDDEGYLLANPLQRTCVPYAGEETDRRLALPLLAQAHGEGNSLAFGFRRLAILDLSPAGHQPMASADERFWIVFNGEIYNYIELREELQYLGHRFRSGSDTEVILAAYAQWGAACLGRLNGMWAFAIWDRERRTLFLARDRFGIKPLYYAVTGQTVAFASEIKALVGPHALPFDPDPLVVYQFLADGRLPSPQRGATFFVGVRALPPGHCLHIEADSAITPQRYYNVVLPDNHNQPPATNDIIAAYRDLFIDSVRLELRSDVAVGTCLSGGIDSSSIVCVVNHLMRQDGLSAAQIGERQKTFSAVYESDGRYNERRQIERVLRATAADGHFVFPTVERLNADLERLAWYQDEPFQSTSIFAQWCVMGLARERGVTVLLDGQGADELLAGYRPYDRYLSDLLRQVRGATLARELVLINARSGQSVLPLVRNALIFTLPAPAIALAYAGRQMLRASSPVIRADFAAAYRRAAPANSPSWCEQTSLDRHLRDAIMESSLPHLLRYEDRNSMAFSIESRVPFLDHRLVEFVFQHAPHLRIRDGWTKWLHRQAMDGLLPDAIAWRSDKVGFETPEVAWQRDLLAARPDLFADGAPCGEYLDLPAVRRAVRQWCTDGGDTRQLWRLISFAVWLQVWDDQKRS; encoded by the coding sequence ATGTGCGGCATCTACGGCATCTGGCATCGCAACGGGCGCCCGGTCGATCTGACGGCGCTGCAAACGGCAACGAGCCGCCTGCGCCATCGCGGACCGGACGATGAGGGGTATCTGCTGGCGAACCCTTTGCAGAGGACATGCGTACCCTATGCTGGTGAAGAAACCGACCGGCGGCTGGCGTTGCCGCTGCTCGCTCAGGCGCATGGCGAAGGAAACAGCCTGGCGTTCGGTTTTCGGCGCTTGGCAATCCTCGACCTGTCGCCTGCCGGGCATCAACCGATGGCGAGCGCCGACGAACGTTTCTGGATTGTGTTCAACGGTGAGATCTACAACTACATCGAACTGCGCGAGGAATTGCAGTACCTCGGGCACCGCTTCCGCAGTGGGAGCGATACTGAGGTCATTCTTGCGGCATATGCGCAATGGGGCGCGGCGTGTCTGGGACGACTGAACGGCATGTGGGCATTTGCGATCTGGGACCGCGAGCGGCGCACATTGTTTCTGGCACGTGATCGTTTCGGCATCAAGCCGCTCTACTACGCTGTAACTGGGCAAACCGTCGCCTTCGCCTCGGAAATTAAAGCGCTGGTCGGTCCCCACGCGCTGCCGTTCGATCCAGACCCGCTTGTGGTCTATCAATTTCTCGCGGATGGGCGCTTGCCAAGCCCGCAGCGTGGCGCGACCTTCTTCGTCGGCGTGCGCGCGCTGCCGCCGGGTCACTGCCTGCACATCGAGGCGGATTCCGCCATTACGCCGCAACGCTACTACAACGTAGTGCTGCCGGACAATCATAATCAACCACCTGCAACGAACGACATCATTGCTGCATACCGCGATCTGTTCATCGACTCTGTGCGACTCGAACTACGCTCGGATGTCGCTGTCGGCACCTGTCTGAGTGGCGGAATCGACTCATCGTCGATTGTTTGTGTAGTCAATCATCTCATGCGGCAGGATGGTCTCTCGGCAGCGCAGATCGGTGAGCGTCAGAAGACGTTCAGCGCAGTGTACGAGAGCGACGGGCGCTACAACGAACGGCGACAAATCGAACGGGTGCTGCGCGCCACCGCCGCGGATGGTCACTTTGTGTTCCCAACGGTCGAGCGCCTGAATGCCGATCTTGAGCGACTGGCATGGTACCAAGATGAGCCGTTCCAGTCGACCAGCATTTTTGCGCAATGGTGTGTCATGGGGCTGGCACGCGAACGTGGTGTAACGGTGCTGCTCGACGGGCAGGGCGCTGATGAGTTGCTGGCCGGGTACCGACCATATGACCGCTATCTGAGCGACCTGTTGCGTCAGGTGCGCGGCGCGACGCTTGCTAGGGAGCTAGTGCTGATCAACGCGCGCAGTGGTCAATCTGTACTGCCACTTGTACGGAATGCGCTGATCTTTACCCTGCCTGCACCCGCCATCGCACTGGCGTATGCCGGACGGCAGATGCTGCGTGCATCGTCTCCCGTGATACGCGCCGACTTTGCGGCTGCGTACCGCCGGGCGGCACCAGCGAATAGTCCATCGTGGTGCGAACAGACGTCACTCGATCGCCACCTGCGCGATGCCATTATGGAGAGCAGCTTGCCGCACCTGCTGCGCTACGAAGACCGTAATTCGATGGCGTTCAGCATCGAGTCGCGCGTTCCGTTTCTCGATCACCGGTTGGTCGAGTTCGTTTTTCAGCATGCTCCGCATCTACGGATCCGTGACGGATGGACGAAATGGCTGCACCGTCAGGCAATGGATGGATTGCTGCCTGACGCCATTGCCTGGCGCAGCGACAAGGTTGGGTTCGAGACGCCGGAAGTCGCCTGGCAACGCGACCTGCTGGCAGCACGCCCCGATCTGTTCGCTGACGGCGCTCCCTGTGGCGAGTATCTCGATCTGCCGGCCGTCCGTCGCGCTGTTCGTCAATGGTGTACCGATGGGGGCGACACACGCCAACTGTGGCGATTGATCAGTTTTGCAGTATGGTTACAAGTTTGGGATGATCAGAAGCGTTCGTAA
- a CDS encoding MFS transporter — translation MKRTWALIIVGLLYFGVGWILSAIGPSLPGLAVQVNRDVTELGAVFTAFSLGAVLASVGVGAAIGRWGMRTVIAGGAALMGGGILWAGFSPTLLGLLAGTLIGGFGYGGMLAGGNLLIARLYQGAAGALNALNLFFSVGSIGGPLLVAAMIGLFGQPQAAIWLAAIVMLVLVAPALRLGEPTQAPTAQMSGAPRWLAAVMFGLIMFTYIGTEIGIGGWIALILERGAGLAAPQAALGTSLFWGMLTGGRLAATFWGDRLGPLKLLLLCLVGLGLSGALLVIGTTQFGLALTAVALMGLACGPIFPTTMLMITHAAGRSGVALSVALTIGTGGGLFLPALFGFFIGWFGPAMGSLLVVVDAILMVVMLAVAYRGMTRSAQLAGMSAQ, via the coding sequence GTGAAGCGAACGTGGGCGTTAATCATTGTCGGTTTGCTCTATTTTGGTGTCGGCTGGATTCTGTCGGCAATCGGGCCGAGCTTACCCGGTTTGGCCGTACAGGTGAATCGTGATGTTACCGAACTAGGGGCCGTCTTTACTGCTTTCTCACTCGGTGCAGTCCTGGCGTCGGTAGGTGTGGGCGCTGCAATTGGGCGCTGGGGTATGCGTACCGTGATCGCCGGTGGTGCTGCTCTAATGGGTGGTGGCATATTGTGGGCAGGGTTTAGCCCAACGCTCCTCGGTTTATTGGCCGGTACCTTGATCGGAGGGTTTGGGTATGGCGGAATGTTGGCGGGGGGGAATCTGCTTATTGCACGTCTGTATCAAGGTGCCGCCGGAGCGCTCAATGCACTCAACCTTTTTTTCAGCGTTGGCTCAATCGGTGGCCCGTTGTTGGTAGCCGCAATGATTGGACTATTCGGCCAACCGCAAGCGGCGATCTGGCTGGCCGCGATCGTGATGTTGGTGTTGGTGGCGCCGGCCCTGCGACTCGGTGAACCTACCCAAGCGCCAACAGCGCAGATGTCCGGGGCGCCACGCTGGCTGGCCGCAGTGATGTTCGGTCTGATCATGTTTACGTATATCGGTACCGAGATCGGGATCGGTGGCTGGATTGCGCTGATCCTCGAACGAGGGGCCGGGCTGGCCGCACCCCAAGCAGCATTAGGTACGAGCCTCTTTTGGGGGATGTTGACCGGTGGACGGTTGGCCGCTACCTTCTGGGGTGATCGCTTGGGGCCGCTGAAGTTGCTGTTGTTGTGTTTGGTTGGTCTAGGGCTGAGTGGAGCATTGTTAGTCATCGGTACTACCCAATTTGGGCTAGCATTAACGGCAGTGGCACTGATGGGTCTAGCATGTGGGCCGATTTTTCCCACCACGATGCTGATGATTACGCATGCGGCTGGACGGAGCGGAGTTGCGCTGAGTGTCGCGCTGACGATTGGTACCGGCGGTGGTCTGTTTCTGCCGGCCTTATTTGGCTTTTTCATCGGCTGGTTTGGACCGGCGATGGGGTCGCTGTTAGTTGTGGTTGATGCTATCCTTATGGTGGTGATGTTGGCCGTGGCCTATCGCGGAATGACGCGGTCGGCACAACTGGCCGGTATGTCAGCGCAATAA
- the pxpB gene encoding 5-oxoprolinase subunit PxpB produces MTVRIVPMGEAALLVQWSVDEATAGAPLALMTALEHHPPVGLIDLVPAIDTLLVCFDPLATDYTEVIAHVQRLIAHSQSHAVPAGREVTIPVHYGGDAGPDLDSVAEQVGLSPAEVIAIHTATEQRVLMIGFAPGYPYLGWLPPVLHLPRRTTPRVAVPAGSVAIAAGMTGIYPAVLPGGWHLIGRTDVRLFDPTANPPCLLQPGDRVRFVNVEAQRG; encoded by the coding sequence ATGACGGTACGTATTGTCCCAATGGGTGAGGCGGCGTTACTGGTACAGTGGTCAGTTGATGAAGCTACCGCAGGTGCGCCGCTCGCGTTGATGACTGCGTTAGAGCACCATCCGCCGGTGGGGCTGATCGATCTGGTGCCGGCGATTGATACGTTGTTGGTGTGCTTCGACCCGTTAGCAACTGACTACACCGAAGTAATTGCTCATGTTCAGCGTCTGATCGCCCACTCACAATCGCATGCGGTGCCGGCCGGGCGTGAGGTAACGATTCCGGTACATTATGGCGGTGACGCCGGGCCTGATCTTGACAGTGTTGCTGAACAGGTGGGGTTGTCACCTGCTGAGGTGATCGCAATTCATACGGCAACCGAGCAGCGGGTGCTAATGATCGGTTTTGCGCCGGGATACCCGTATTTGGGCTGGCTCCCACCGGTACTGCATCTACCACGGCGGACAACGCCCCGTGTCGCGGTGCCGGCCGGTTCGGTGGCAATCGCGGCCGGTATGACCGGTATCTACCCTGCTGTCTTGCCCGGTGGTTGGCATTTGATCGGACGCACCGACGTGCGTTTGTTCGATCCAACTGCCAATCCACCGTGTCTCCTGCAACCCGGTGATCGGGTGCGGTTTGTGAACGTAGAGGCGCAAAGGGGGTAA
- a CDS encoding 5-oxoprolinase subunit C family protein translates to MATFLDIIAAGSLLTIQDGGRTTARRYGVPVGGAMDRFALAVANRLAGNQPYVPAFEITAGGTQIRCSTTITIGLAGADLQARLNDTPLVPWHSAVAPAGSTITFGGRRGGWGGRAYLAVAGEPVVEWAIGGAGTCLAGGFGGYQGRALRAGDRIAVQARPAMAVDGMRWWPVDRRPPYGPQPRLRVIPGPHADQLPMAWTGLLSATWQIDQAASRQGYRLTGAILPSFTHSLTSFGIVPGAIQLPPDGRPILLMADAQTTGGYPVIAVVIGADLPLAAQLLPGDRLTFVASDLATAKESLAQQSVWLTAGPEDDENGWLLAQAGAIR, encoded by the coding sequence GTGGCTACGTTTCTCGACATCATCGCGGCCGGGTCGCTATTGACAATCCAAGACGGTGGACGAACGACCGCGCGACGCTATGGGGTGCCGGTAGGAGGAGCGATGGATCGGTTTGCGTTAGCTGTAGCTAACCGCTTAGCCGGTAATCAGCCTTACGTACCGGCGTTCGAGATCACTGCTGGTGGAACCCAGATCCGTTGCAGCACAACTATCACCATCGGTCTGGCCGGCGCCGATTTGCAAGCGCGGCTCAACGATACACCGCTTGTCCCGTGGCATAGCGCCGTCGCTCCGGCCGGCAGTACCATCACCTTTGGCGGACGACGTGGCGGCTGGGGCGGCCGTGCGTATCTGGCGGTCGCCGGTGAACCGGTCGTCGAGTGGGCGATCGGTGGTGCGGGTACCTGTTTGGCCGGTGGCTTTGGTGGTTATCAGGGACGAGCATTACGAGCCGGTGATCGGATCGCCGTTCAAGCTCGACCGGCGATGGCAGTTGATGGAATGCGTTGGTGGCCGGTGGACCGGCGTCCACCCTACGGCCCTCAACCACGCTTGCGCGTCATTCCCGGTCCTCATGCGGATCAATTACCGATGGCGTGGACCGGGCTACTATCCGCGACATGGCAGATCGACCAGGCGGCCAGCCGGCAAGGCTACCGACTGACCGGTGCCATCCTACCTTCGTTTACCCACTCGCTAACCTCATTCGGAATCGTACCGGGCGCGATCCAGTTACCACCCGATGGCCGACCGATCCTGTTAATGGCCGATGCCCAAACGACCGGCGGCTATCCGGTGATTGCCGTCGTCATCGGTGCCGATCTCCCGCTAGCCGCACAACTCTTACCCGGCGACCGGCTCACATTTGTCGCAAGCGATCTGGCTACTGCCAAAGAATCATTAGCCCAGCAGTCGGTATGGCTGACTGCCGGGCCTGAAGATGATGAGAACGGATGGTTGCTGGCCCAAGCGGGCGCAATACGGTGA
- a CDS encoding glycosyltransferase has product MQTSRPTICIISFSPIARDARVLRQIHYLAPHYDLVVLGYGAPPQRWQNADSVRWFSVDPPRWYEMQYLKALLIAGKVWQPSVCYELWYWLQRLYRRAFEQLRQIRADLVFANDWSALPLGWRLAARWNAPMILDLHEYAPLEWEEQWKWRLFAAPMTVYFLHHYAVHAAATLTVAPEIAQRYGEEFGFLPTVVLNAPEYVAVEDHTVDPHTVRLIHHGSAIRAR; this is encoded by the coding sequence ATGCAAACATCTCGCCCAACCATCTGCATTATCTCCTTCTCCCCCATCGCCCGCGATGCGCGGGTGCTGCGGCAAATCCACTACCTGGCGCCACACTACGATCTGGTTGTGCTGGGGTATGGCGCGCCACCGCAGCGCTGGCAGAACGCCGACAGCGTGCGCTGGTTTTCCGTTGATCCACCGCGCTGGTATGAAATGCAATACCTCAAGGCGCTGCTGATAGCAGGTAAGGTATGGCAGCCGTCCGTCTGCTATGAACTCTGGTACTGGCTGCAACGTCTTTATCGCCGGGCATTCGAGCAGTTGCGGCAGATCCGCGCGGACCTGGTCTTTGCAAACGATTGGTCGGCGCTGCCGCTGGGATGGCGACTGGCGGCGCGCTGGAATGCGCCAATGATCCTCGACCTGCACGAGTATGCGCCGCTCGAATGGGAAGAACAGTGGAAATGGCGGTTATTCGCCGCGCCGATGACCGTCTACTTTCTGCATCACTATGCGGTTCACGCCGCTGCAACGCTGACCGTCGCGCCAGAGATTGCACAACGGTACGGCGAGGAGTTCGGGTTCCTGCCTACGGTCGTGTTGAATGCGCCGGAGTATGTTGCCGTTGAGGATCACACGGTCGATCCGCATACGGTGCGCCTGATCCACCATGGCAGCGCCATCCGCGCGCGCTAG
- a CDS encoding LamB/YcsF family protein encodes MLSIDLNCDCGESYGAFQIGDDEGILPFVSSANIACGGHAGDPIVMRHTVRRCRELGVAVGAHPSYPDLHGFGRRVLPMSPAEIEAWVLAQIGALAAIARAEGVELRHVKPHGALYNVAARDHVVATAVARAVAAFSHELALVGLADSALIDAGREMGLPVLAEAFADRAYEADGRLRDRRYPDALIIDPTACLKQTLSIVRDGVVIAIDGTPVPLQADTICVHGDTPGAAARAAALRHGLEAAGITVRTPR; translated from the coding sequence ATGCTCTCAATCGATCTCAATTGTGATTGCGGCGAAAGCTATGGTGCGTTTCAGATCGGTGATGACGAAGGTATATTACCCTTCGTCAGTTCGGCCAATATCGCTTGCGGTGGGCATGCCGGTGACCCAATCGTGATGCGGCATACAGTACGCCGCTGCCGTGAGCTGGGGGTGGCGGTAGGAGCGCATCCAAGCTACCCCGACCTGCACGGGTTTGGCCGGCGCGTGTTGCCGATGTCACCGGCTGAGATTGAAGCATGGGTGTTGGCGCAGATCGGGGCGTTGGCCGCTATTGCACGCGCCGAAGGGGTTGAACTCCGCCACGTGAAGCCGCACGGTGCGCTGTACAACGTGGCTGCTCGCGATCATGTGGTGGCCACAGCCGTTGCACGCGCAGTCGCCGCGTTTAGTCATGAGCTAGCCCTGGTTGGCTTGGCCGATTCGGCGTTGATCGATGCCGGACGCGAGATGGGATTGCCGGTACTGGCCGAAGCCTTCGCCGACCGCGCCTATGAAGCCGATGGTCGACTGCGCGACCGACGGTATCCCGATGCGTTGATTATTGACCCGACAGCATGTCTGAAACAGACACTCAGTATCGTGCGCGATGGTGTCGTGATCGCGATAGACGGGACACCGGTACCATTACAAGCCGACACGATCTGCGTGCACGGTGACACGCCAGGAGCTGCTGCCCGCGCAGCAGCACTGCGCCACGGTCTAGAGGCGGCAGGGATTACAGTGCGAACACCACGATAA